ACAACCCTGTTCGGTCGGCCCGCTATGATATTACCTAACGTCTTTCAATACATAAAGTTCATCAAGAAGTCCGACGGTTTCTTCGGTTGTTACACGGGATTGTCGGCGAGAGTGCTGGGGTTGATCGCCTCTAGTCAGCTAACCTCGAAGGTAATACATGCCTGTGGTATCGATCTACCGGAGATCAACGATCCTCCAAACATCGTATCGGACGACGAACCCAAACTCGAGGATTACTACAAGCTCGGGCGTCGGGATGTGATCATGCACACAGCGTCCGTCTTGGTGTCCTATCCTTTCCACGTAGTGTCGGTAAGGATGATGGCTGCATTTATCGGAAAAGAAGAAGAGTACAGTTCTCTGTTGGGCGCAATCGTATCAATTTACCGAGACGACGGTATCCTCGGGTTCTTCCACGGAATAATACCTAAGCTGCTTGCAGATTTGACCTGCGTTGCTGTGACTGGAATTTTGGCCTACTATGTTAACAAATATCTGGTGAAAACGAAAGATTTAAGATATTACACACTACCATTGCTCACATTTGTAACTAGCACAATAACCTACCCGCTAGTGGTTGTGTCGACATGTATGGCGGTCGCTGGATGCAGTCTAAGGGCTGGTAATCCACCTCTGATGCCCGCCTACCCATCATGGCAAGCTTGCTGGAGAGAACTTCTAAGGAACAAGCAGCACAAACGAGGTTCATCCCTAATCTTTAGGTACTACATTGCTCCCATCGCAGCTACACAGTAACTGCCTCAGTCCTAATGTACCAATGCATTTATTACATTGTGTTTATTCGCTAAGTGTTATTCCACAATCACCAAAGTAGAGATTTTGACCTCATGTAGAGATGTATGTGTAAAGTGGTCACTGTAAATAATTTAGTATAAATGTTTCATGTGAATCCGTTATGCTAGATTGTCAAAGTACACTCGGgggttataaatatattttgtttcaatgtattatttgtttttaataaaataccagattaaattaaattatttatttcaattttgatAATGTTTGAGCTTCAATGAACTTGTCTACTAAATCCTTCACCAACATTCCAATAGCTCTTCTATGAATAGCCGGCACAGATGCAGCACTACCTTTAGTCTGTTCGAAGTTCATGTAGTCCATCCATACTTCAATATTATTGGTCCCATGATGCTGCACCAATGCTTCATAACACTTCCTAACATTTTTCAAAGCCGGTTTCTCTTGGGACATTTCTATTTCAATCATAACTCTATGTAGCTCAACTTGAGTTGGTGGAGTTCTAATAAACTCTTCATAGATATGTCTTGCAGTTTTAATGCCATTGTgttcatacattttttgtaaaagcTTAGGCTTTAGGGAAAATATTACTGCATTTTCACAGGTCTTGAATTTCTCATAACAAGTCTTGAACTGAAAAATTATGTGAATTTTACACTATGCATTGAAAAAATAAGAACTAAAAAATCCAAATACTGTGTTTTGTCTGTACACACATAATTTCCTAGAGAAAATCTTCTCTGCAtctgctgaaccaattttaaaaattcttttaccaccacCACACCACATTattagtgagtgtcataggcataTATTTTGACCCATATTCTCTGGAAATGGAACTATATGGGTGACTCAGTGAGGTGTGTTGTGTGGCAGAGTTAAAATATTGCTCTTTTGGCCCAACACAACAAAAGGGAGAGCAATATTTTCAGCCCCACCTTTATtggtgtacaatgtacattcgTCTTTCTCTAGTTTTAAGATAAGTCATGGTGTGCATCTTAATGCCTACTGAAAACTTTTTACctacatagaaaacaagtaatttattaaagcagatattttgtttctacaatattattaattcatatttagATAGACAAGCCTCTGCAAGCTCTTCCACCCGTTAATATAATTTCAAAGAAGCtgttgaacatggccatttggATTTATTAGCAGgcttaattactattttactataccaatattattatttgttacttaCTACAACATTTGAATCAATATTATCAAACATGAAATTCCACAGTGCAAGATAATCTTCAGATTTAAGACTTTTGCCCGACTCTTGGAGTAtggataacatttttttttcatctgacTTGTTAAGCAAAAGCTTTTCCTCCCATAAATTTCTACAATGTGGGTTTTTAGCTAATGCCGCATCAAGAATCTggaataaattaacataatacattaaaaaagaaaaaccaaaaaataatctaatctaattttttttttattaatagggatttgattaaaaaatatattttccagagattatatatagatttattaataattctaacaatgtgataatataaatatacgagAACCAGAAATTGTTGATAGGGAAATAAATAAGTGTATGTATTACAATTTTTTGATTATGAgacattttatgttattttcatttcaagtttttgaaataaataattctgtacatactttgtgatttaaaaatggTACATCAAGCATAATTATCATCACTTTAAGTAAAAAACCTCTTCAGcaaatatcaaaattttaagAAAGTTAGAAAATTTAAAGGTAAGTTTGAACAAAAATCATTCCACACAAAGAAATATTACCTCAGTGAGTTCATCTTTCGTCATTTCATCTTCCAACTTTAACACACTAATGCCAAATGCATACATTTCATTAGTAAGGAGCCCGTTTTCGTGACCGTAATTCCAAGCGTGTTTCACAGTGTTAATTTTCTGTATCTCAGAACAAACACTATCCTTTACACCAAGTAGGCCATGGATGTATTTAGTGCAAAGTGCTGCATCTGGAAACTAAATGGTAAACGTAAATAAGGTTTCatcattgttaatattttaaggGCTAGGCCGCCTGTCGTTTAGGaaaagggatatggagcttgtaGCTTCAATTCGGGTTGgcgggtttagggtgataatatttgacttAGATTCAAATGATTGATACATATAACTGGAACAGACGGTTTAACATGATATGCCATGTGCCCATATCTTGAATGGACCCCCAGTCTAAAAGGATGTGAGCTAGTCACATCAACGTGAAAATTATTCTGAGCCTTTTTTATGAGACTCATTGGCGAATTTATGGGAAATAAATTTGCCAATGCGTCTCAAATGCTATACTTATGCCAATGAAGCAGAGCAATATTTATGtacgatatcatcatcatcatcaggttcatctcttcaaactgaagtttggcaaTCAGACAGAAAACTTTTCCAATAACTTAagcattttattgtaattactcTTTATATTGTCCACCCATTAACATTGTCGCTCTGGTGCCCTTTTTCCGACTATCTTGCTTTCTAGGCTCAAGCCGGGAAACTCATATTGGGGGCCTCTTTGAATATAtccaaaaaatacaaacaatactttttcttttgttataatGGGATGAAAAACAAAGCAATTTGTAAAATAACTTGTGCTTTAAAACATTTAGAATTTATTCCTAATTTGACACAATAAAGTATAGTTATGTACCTGTTGCAAAGCTTCTTCATACACTGCAATGTAGTTGTTTATTTCTGGAGGAtaatttaattcatcattaaGAAATTCTTCAATTTCTGTCCAATGGAATCCctgaaaattatttgtttattaactgGCTGCCTGAGTCTGATTACAGTAACAGTAagtcatattattatgtattgattTAATGCTACCTCTAATTCTTTGTTTGCTATATAAGTCCAAACATCTCTTTCTGTTCTTCTATTCCAAATCTCCTCTTTTATAGAAGCAGTAGTTGTTTCATCAATTCCATATTTCAATGACAAATCACACAGCTTCAACAAGTAATTTACATCTGATATATTTTTCATTCCATTTCTCCAAACAACTTCAGctctttttagatatttttcctACAATcgaaatagtaattaatttattatacattaaccaacttcaaaaaggaggagatctcaagttgaccggttcatttttaaataaatgtgaaagtaagtaggctaaaatataaaaaacatgttAAAATAATGCCTACTTTATCTTCTTCATCAGCTTGGTAAGCAATCATGAGCTCAATTTCAAAGAGATCCAAATAAAGTATTTCTGAGTCTGGATGCCTGTGAATGCCTTTTAGAAGAAAGCTTCTAGCATTTTCTAAATTGTTCTGTTCCTTACTCTCCCACTTGCTTGCCATTTGCCACATCTTCGGTTTGTCGCCATGGATCTATAAAATATGttcaaaaattgtattaaaggaccataaaatgtaaaaaattacaaatacatagGTATACACAATTTATTGTACGGTATGGTACTGTTTATTCAACATACatcagttgtcctaataagttcctaagcctaaggttgcctggaagagatcgctactaagagatttatttaatactctttatttgtacaccacaataaataaaagaaaacaagcaaaacagaaacataagaaaaagtaggatacaaaaggcggccttatcgcttagtagcgatctcttccaggcaaccttaagataaggccgccttttgtattctacatcttatgtttctgttttgcttgtttttttttcatttattgtggtgtacaaaagAAGAATGAAATACTGACCTAAAtgtaagtaaatttaaaattggtaATTATGTGCTAAACTGAAACATATTACTTAACAAACCAATAAACAAACTGTACTTCATTAAGCACTGAAAACcctatttaacattaattaacatttCAGATCTAAACTAGGGTCCAGATTCAGAATTGTCTATGCTTGACCACGGACAAGGATCTGAACCTTTGAAACATACTACTAAAGCCACCAGTCTAAACTTCATAATTGTCTACCGTATTTAGCTGTGgtaggcaaagattttatattattagatatgtcaccAGCGCAGAACTGAGGTGAATAATGGTGgctaattttttatttagttgcaTAGTGAACAAAAAAAGTTCTTTAAACAAATGATACCTAAGTATTTTTGAGTTGTGTGtccaagaagtgtaaaaactatacaagtaaacacaaaattatgaatgtttgatattcataaaataaggtatgtcaGACTATTTAGGCTCATTTTCCGTAACAATGAAATGATGAAGACTCCGTCTAGTTTCTAGGGATTTGCCTATAAAAATCCTATATATAATCTTATCATTTACTACTTTACCTGTAACATTTGACCAATAATAGCTGCTACAGCATAATCAAAGCCAACACTTTGACAGAATTTTAGGTATTCAAAATATATAGCCACATCATTCTGGTATCTATAGACAAATTGCCTGAACACCTTATTGAGTCTCTTAGCTATAGCATACTCtatatcttttttcttttctgaaAGTTTAGCCTGCTTTCTTCTCAGTGATATATCTTCTAGTAAAGTCAATTCATAGGATATGTATTGAACAAAGTCCTCTTTCTCTTTTATTCTGCGCTGTATTCTG
The DNA window shown above is from Bicyclus anynana chromosome 15, ilBicAnyn1.1, whole genome shotgun sequence and carries:
- the LOC112051507 gene encoding mitochondrial carrier homolog 2-like, with the translated sequence MDEIEKEKIAALPSQLLITTICHPMEYAKVLIQLGYEPLPPRRSTTLFGRPAMILPNVFQYIKFIKKSDGFFGCYTGLSARVLGLIASSQLTSKVIHACGIDLPEINDPPNIVSDDEPKLEDYYKLGRRDVIMHTASVLVSYPFHVVSVRMMAAFIGKEEEYSSLLGAIVSIYRDDGILGFFHGIIPKLLADLTCVAVTGILAYYVNKYLVKTKDLRYYTLPLLTFVTSTITYPLVVVSTCMAVAGCSLRAGNPPLMPAYPSWQACWRELLRNKQHKRGSSLIFRYYIAPIAATQ
- the LOC112051496 gene encoding U3 small nucleolar RNA-associated protein 6 homolog, translating into MAEQVNQRIEGMINELEQMKRTNLYDDAEIREISRKRKEFEYRIQRRIKEKEDFVQYISYELTLLEDISLRRKQAKLSEKKKDIEYAIAKRLNKVFRQFVYRYQNDVAIYFEYLKFCQSVGFDYAVAAIIGQMLQIHGDKPKMWQMASKWESKEQNNLENARSFLLKGIHRHPDSEILYLDLFEIELMIAYQADEEDKEKYLKRAEVVWRNGMKNISDVNYLLKLCDLSLKYGIDETTTASIKEEIWNRRTERDVWTYIANKELEGFHWTEIEEFLNDELNYPPEINNYIAVYEEALQQFPDAALCTKYIHGLLGVKDSVCSEIQKINTVKHAWNYGHENGLLTNEMYAFGISVLKLEDEMTKDELTEILDAALAKNPHCRNLWEEKLLLNKSDEKKMLSILQESGKSLKSEDYLALWNFMFDNIDSNVVFKTCYEKFKTCENAVIFSLKPKLLQKMYEHNGIKTARHIYEEFIRTPPTQVELHRVMIEIEMSQEKPALKNVRKCYEALVQHHGTNNIEVWMDYMNFEQTKGSAASVPAIHRRAIGMLVKDLVDKFIEAQTLSKLK